Genomic segment of Coregonus clupeaformis isolate EN_2021a unplaced genomic scaffold, ASM2061545v1 scaf0332, whole genome shotgun sequence:
TCTGTAGGGTAAATGTCAGCCCTGCCTTACAGAGGTAATCTCAAAACACAGAGCACCCTACCTTAATCATGATCTTTGGAAACGTATGCATTTTCGGTAGGAAACGCCACTTCCTGTTCTTCTTAGTCTCTTCCCCTCTGGCAGAGGGAAGACGGGCCATGCCGTCAGCCTTTACATCAGCCGGGCTAAGGCTCCTGGCAAGGAATTCCTCAGTAGCATTAAggtcagctacaacaccatgagtGATGTCACTTGTGGCATTGCTGGTGTCTGAGTGAGAAGAGCACGCTAGTGTGACCGACCTGTGTACAATAACTGGGAGAAGAGGACGCAGCCATTGAAGTCAgtcactgcatcccaaatggcattctcttcactttatagtgcactacttttgaccagggcccattgggtctggtttaaagtagtgcactaaatatggaagaaggtgccattttggacacaaccAGTGAATTTTACATCATAAAACGCAATGTATTGAGCATGTTACAATTAAGTCCTATGCAGATGAAAAGAGGTACTTTCACTTACCATCCTCCATTGTAGACTTGGACACATAAGTCAGGCTGTCCATCACCACGTCTGTCATCAACTTGATGACCTGATCCAAAACCATTTCAGCCGATGGTGGCATAGGCCTTCCCATACACTGCCCCAGGAGTCTCCTAACAGAAGTCTGGGCAAAGTTGTAAATGAGCTCTGAGGCATCGTCCTTTGACAGCTTCCTCAGGGCTGGTTTAGGCAGCGCTGGTTGAGAGAGGCTTCTGTGGCCAACCATGGATTGAAGCTGGCGGTTTATGGTTATCTCCTGAATGAGACCATGGACCTTTGCAATCAGGTTGCCAGACGCACCTTGAAGGGCTTCAACTGACAGGAGCCTATCCAGATGTTCTTCTGCTGAAGTCATCTCTGGGTCAGTCCGTCTTCAATGTGTCCATTATAGTTTTCACTATGATATTGGTGTCAGATATGTTTATTTCTTGTTGGCTCACAAGCGTTGACCGTGAACCTGTCTCGTCCATTGCGATAGAGGTATGGGATTCTGTCCTTGTGATCTCATCGGCAGCGCTCATGTCAGGCAACTGGTCAAGGCTCTCCAGTACAGAGTCTAACATGTTAGTGGCTATCAGACACTCCTCACTTGCAATCTGCCC
This window contains:
- the LOC121560722 gene encoding uncharacterized protein LOC121560722, translating into MVGHRSLSQPALPKPALRKLSKDDASELIYNFAQTSVRRLLGQCMGRPMPPSAEMVLDQVIKLMTDVVMDSLTYVSKSTMEDDTSNATSDITHGVVADLNATEEFLARSLSPADVKADGMARLPSARGEETKKNRKWRFLPKMHTFPKIMIKLFKTKGEPKSHPKQDALPTKRLRETHISQDAECEVPEVPSTPPPKEDLTTTPAPAPQESQSRKRPLIVRVLHALSRAISKPFRGASGKKN